The genomic stretch CGTTCCGGCAGGCGTTGACGGCGTTCGTCACCACCTCGGACGTCAGCAGCAGCGCGGTGTCCGCCAGGTCCCCCCGCTCGGCGGCCCGCAACGCCGTACCGACCGCGTCCCTGGCCGTACGCACCCACCCCGGATCCGGCGGAAAGACGAGCGAGAAGTCGCACAGCGTGTGCGGCCGGTGTACGGCCTCGGTGGTGGGACACATGACGTGGCCTCCTCGGGTCACGGGCCGGGACGTGCGGGGCGCACGGGGTGGCGGCCGGTGCCATCGAAGCTAGGGAAACCCTTTTGGAAGTTACAACCTCTTCCGGCCAACCTCGCTCGGACGAGTGGTATCGCCCCGGCGCGACCGCCTCCCGCGGCGTCAACACGCGACACTGCCCGGAACCCGAGGAGGAACCGATGCCACCCAGGAGCCAGCCCAGCGAGCGCCACCGCCGCCTCGGTGCCGAGCTCCGCAAACTGCGCCTGCGCGCTGGGCTCTCGGGGGACCAGGCCGCCGCCCTGATCGACGCCGATCGCGGCCGTGTGAGCAACATCGAGGCGGGCCGGGTCGATGTCCCGCGCAACGGGCTCCACAAGTTGCTCCGGGCTTACGGCTGTCCGGACGGTCCGCTCTTCGACGGACTGATGGCGATGGCCCAGGACCGGGGGAAAGGGTGGTGGGACGAGTACCGGGACGTGATGCGGCGGCCGGCTCTCGACCTCGCCGAACTCGAATCCCGCGCCACGCACATCCGCAACCACGAACCACTGGTGATTCCGGGGATCCTGCAAACCGCCGAATACGCGCGGTCGGTGTGCGAGACGTTCGACGAGCCCGACGCGCAGCTCGACCGGTACGTCCGGTTCCGCATGGACCGCCAGCGCATCCTGGAACGGCAGCCCGGCACTCCCTACCACGCGGTCATCCAGGAAGGAGCGCTGCGCACCCGCGTCGGCAGCCCGGAGATCATGCGTCGGCAGCTGCGCCGCCTCATCGAGATCGCCCGGCTCCCCCACGTGACGCTACAGGTGTTCCCCTTCGAAGCCGGGCCCTACTCCGGAGTGAGCCGCTCTTTCAGCATCTTCGGCGGACCCACGCCCGCGCTCGACACGGTCCGCCTGGAACAGGCGGTGGCCTCCGCGATCCTGCGCGACGAGGAGGAGACGAGCCGCTACGGCAGGATCTTCACGAAGCTGACCGAACTCGCACTCCCGCGAGTTGACCCGGAGGCAAGGCCTGAGTCTCATGACGGTCGGGACTCACTGACCCTCATCCAGCACCTGATGTACGCCTTCTAGGAGAACGCAAAATGCCCCGGCTCACCTGGCGGAAGTCCTCGTACAGCGGCAGCGGCCAGGACGACTGCGTAGAGGTGGCGCCCCACCCCGACGGCCCCATCCTCTACCGTGAGAGCGACCACCCCGGCGCGGTCGGGCGGGCCACCGCCCCCGGCTGGGCCGCGTTCCTCCGGGCCGTCAAGGCCGACCGGTGCGCGGCCGGTCCGCGCTGACCAGCCGTCAACCCATCGCCGGACCTGTGAAGGAAGCCATGCCGCCCACCCCGCACATCCCCGCCGACCTCGACTGGCAGAAGGCCACGGACGACGAGAGCGCGCCCGAGTACATCGAGGTGGCCTTCGGCGACGACGACCACGTCTACCTGCGGACGAACATCGAGCCGGACAACGTCGTGGTGACGACGCGCACCAAGTGGGACGCGTTCGTCCTCGGGGTGAAGGCCGGCGAGTTCGACCACTTCGTGGGGCTTTAGCGGCAATTGCCGAGGGGGGTCGGTCGTGATACACACGGTCACGCCGATGGGCCCCGGAGCGCCGCGCGTCCCCGTATGCACGCAATCCCCACGGGATCCGTCAAAGAAAGCCGCCAAGTCGACATGCGATGGCGGTTTTGTCAGCGAAGATAGAGGCCGGCCCGCACCGTGTGGCGCGGGTTGCGCAACTACGCATTAGGGGCGGTGAGTTCATACATGTACTTGGCGGCCGAAAAGGGCGACATCACCACCATCATTGGCGGAATCGCCCCGAACTGGGGTCCGTTCGGAACGCTCGGCAACGAAGCACGCGTGATGATCGAAGTGGTCATGGCAGTAGCGATTCTGCTCTGCCTGGGCATCGCGATCTGGGGCGCGGCCAAGCAGCGCATCGGCGCCACCGCGCTGCGCGACACGTTCAGCGCCGAACAGGGCAAGGGCCTCATCGTCGCGGGCCTGACCGGGGTCTTCATCATCGGCTCGCTGGGGACACTGTTCACGATCGTGTACGGGATGGCCGTGTAGCCGCCGTACCGCCGGGCCGTACGGAGGTGCGGCCCGCCGTACCTCACCACCACCCCCGCAGGCCGCGCACCGGCCGCCTCGCGCCCCCGGGCGCTCCCGGCCCCGTGCCGCGCAGCCCCGCACCCCTCCGTGCGCCCCTCCGCACCCCGTGAGCCCGGCTCTCCCCCACCACCATCCCCACAGGCCCCATCTCC from Streptomyces albofaciens JCM 4342 encodes the following:
- a CDS encoding DUF397 domain-containing protein, yielding MPRLTWRKSSYSGSGQDDCVEVAPHPDGPILYRESDHPGAVGRATAPGWAAFLRAVKADRCAAGPR
- a CDS encoding DUF397 domain-containing protein, whose product is MPPTPHIPADLDWQKATDDESAPEYIEVAFGDDDHVYLRTNIEPDNVVVTTRTKWDAFVLGVKAGEFDHFVGL
- a CDS encoding helix-turn-helix domain-containing protein — translated: MPPRSQPSERHRRLGAELRKLRLRAGLSGDQAAALIDADRGRVSNIEAGRVDVPRNGLHKLLRAYGCPDGPLFDGLMAMAQDRGKGWWDEYRDVMRRPALDLAELESRATHIRNHEPLVIPGILQTAEYARSVCETFDEPDAQLDRYVRFRMDRQRILERQPGTPYHAVIQEGALRTRVGSPEIMRRQLRRLIEIARLPHVTLQVFPFEAGPYSGVSRSFSIFGGPTPALDTVRLEQAVASAILRDEEETSRYGRIFTKLTELALPRVDPEARPESHDGRDSLTLIQHLMYAF